In one window of Toxotes jaculatrix isolate fToxJac2 chromosome 10, fToxJac2.pri, whole genome shotgun sequence DNA:
- the cdhr2 gene encoding cadherin-related family member 2: MEGLTGRFLLLCLISLTNANTGPVIQTVVYSVCEDTPIGADAFTINATDPENDPMTFSLTGSNAVYFTVGTSTGIVTVNRQLDRESSDLMQLGVVVSDGLNFSPADLNIILLEANDNKPIFQESSYDVEIPENTAVGTSLFRVHATDADTAAAGVVQYSIDEVTPSDGFNLFSIVSTTGEVRLNGRLNYTALSTFYRLKINATDGGGQCYFDEPKYFSSIAFSFITVVDVPDLNPQFISLPYVGRVEENSPVGTSVLKVTAIDQDTGVNDDIIYSIEDSTADDLFKISSKDGVISVMSTIDRETIGDTVTVVVKATESKLNIHGLQASTTANVQINIIDLNDNKPEFYKCGGSGDEISCVEVNNFVGEVFEHSLGSVPINMTVKDADKISHTELILEGADKDIFSVEPQLTTSDSVVQLLVKQPQMLDFEEKQQVVLQVVAIDQEEPSFRSTATVTINIKDTNDNSPKFPEDTYKLTVPEHSPSGTSVAHITAEDPDTMDQGNITYRLLPDSILLYFDVEPLTGIVYVKNETLLDREVRSLYSATLQARDTDGKPGTTVLEITVTDINDQHPVINRDSYLVFVEEGGQFEVKIEATDADDPDTVNSQIVYGIMPSRYSDNFTIDPNTGVLRNSGELNREALDPKLNGRIELNVTATDKGTPPLSTVVTVIINVEDINDNTPQFQAPFYKFSVKEGEKGAFVGSVYAVDLDQTTDFNRISFSIIDGSFGSFIIRTFAEEQGYRGNITVDPDIELDYESPRKKFNLRVEATDLEQKKAIVMVDVDVLDVNDERPEFKPTSPVTVKENTTISDAIGNFTAMDKDGNHLLVYHLESIKCRCNGSLTPCSWVILDPTGEVRLNPEYRVDYEQCDQVVVEAQVVDEYTEKGENSSVTTGEMVINIEDINDNAPEFIPSDSVFVVVSESASKGTSVAGVTATDRDSGINRQIDFKVTGVQFEDTNNHTSNMRMLFEAVTTQQKDIYVGIIQTTEGLEMSLKGKYLVTVTATDTGGLSSSTVLDIFTVDESYKVELQFTRTVEDVEQSRNQIIRSLTAATKAAVEVVAIRADNTEASRASSVTVMVAYFVYANGTALTSNEVEKMVSDPEHYPVLADLGLRYIGKAPVIEPDVDPLKYILLGMVGGLIIVLAVLTTSLMCTRRNYRRKLKAAKAMNSASLVNSDNQKSGPVVPGTNKYTMEGANPVLNLNIDTTMALDLDEESSDVDKVSLNSLDYNDEMTSPEKDTKPIMQMIHEEEEEDSAPPEYIEPLGAALAQRGRKEKPRLGFNNPAFSTTDL, from the exons ATGGAGGGGCTCACAGGACGTTTTCTACTGTTGTGCCTTATCAGCTTAACTAATG cAAATACCGGTCCTGTAATCCAGactgttgtttacagtgtgtgtgaagacacCCCCATAG GTGCCGATGCGTTTACTATAAACGCAACAGACCCAGAAAATGACCCAATGACCTTTTCACTCACTGGGTCCAATGCTGTGTACTTCACCGTTGGAACAAGCACTGGGATTGTAACAGTGAATAGGCAGTTAGATAGAGAG agTAGTGACTTAATGCAGCTTGGAGTTGTTGTCTCTGATGGTCTTAATTTT TCACCAGCAGATTTAAATATCATATTATTAGAGGCCAACGACAACAAACCCATATTTCAGGAGTCTTCATATGATGTTGAGATCCCAGAA AATACAGCTGTAGGTACATCTCTATTTAGGGTGCATGCCACTGATGCAGACACTGCAGCTGCCGGTGTTGTTCAGTACAGCATCGATGAA GTAACTCCAAGTGATGGATTCAATCTGTTCAGCATCGTAAGCACAACTGGTGAAGTCAGATTAAATGGACGTCTGAATTATACAGCACTGAGCACTTTCTATCGGCTTAAGATTAATGCAACT GACGGTGGAGGCCAGTGTTACTTTGATGAACCTAAATACTTCTCCAGCATTGCTTTTTCCTTCATCACGGTGGTGGATGTCCCAGACCTAAACCCACAGTTCATCAGTCTTCCCTATGTAGGAAGAGTTGAGGAGAATTCTCCTGTG GGCACGTCTGTGCTTAAAGTGACCGCTATAGACCAAGACACAGGAGTCAATGATGATATCATCTACAGCATTGAAG ATTCGACAGCAGATGACCTGTTTAAAATCTCTAGTAAAGATGGCGTGATATCTGTGATGTCAACAATTGACAGAGAAACTATTGGTGACACTGTTACCGTGGTTGTAAag GCCACCGAGTCTAAACTAAACATCCATGGCTTGCAAGCCAGCACCACTGCGAATGTACAGATCAACATCATTGACCTCAATGACAACAAGCCGGAGTTTTACAAGTGTGGAGGCTCAGGAGATGAGATCTCCTGTGTGGAGGTGAATAACTTTGTAGGAGAGGTCTTTGAGCACTCACTGGGGTCTGTTCCCATCAACATGACAGTCAAAGATGCAGataag ATTTCCCACACCGAACTAATCCTGGAAGGAGCTGACAAGGACATATTCTCTGTGGAACCTCAACTTACCACATCAGATAGCGTTGTTCAGCTTCTGGTCAAACAGCCCCAAATGCTGGattttgaggaaaaacagcaaGTGGTTCTACAG GTGGTTGCCATAGATCAAGAAGAACCAAGCTTCCGCTCCACTGCTACAGTTACTATTAACATCAAGGACACCAATGACAACAGCCCCAAGTTTCCAGAGGACACGTATAAGCTGACAGTGCCTGAGCACTCTCCTTCTGGGACGTCAGTGGCTCACATTACT GCAGAGGATCCTGACACGATGGATCAAGGCAACATCACCTACAGACTTCTTCCAGACAGCAT ACTACTTTATTTTGACGTGGAGCCACTTACGGGCATTGTTTATGTGAAAAACGAAACTTTGTTGGATCGTGAGGTCAGATCCCTGTATTCAGCCACTCTGCAGGCCAGAGACACAGACGGCAAGCCTGGTACCACAGTGCTGGAGATCACTGTGACTGACATCAATGACCAGCATCCGGTCATCAACAGAGACTCTTACCTGGTGTTTGTGGAAGAGGGAGGACAGTTTGAAGTTAAGATAGAG GCTACTGATGCAGATGACCCCGATACAGTAAACAGCCAAATCGTGTATGGAATCATGCCGAGCAGGTACAGCGATAACTTCACCATCGACCCAAACACCGGTGTGTTGAGAAACAGTGGTGAGCTGAATCGTGAGGCCTTGGACCCAAAGCTGAATGGGAGGATCGAACTCAACGTAACTGCTACTGACAAGGGGACTCCCCCATTGTCCACTGTGGTCACAGTTATTATCAATGTAGAG GATATCAATGACAACACACCACAATTTCAAGCCCCCTTTTACAAATTCTCTGttaaagaaggagaaaaag GTGCATTTGTGGGATCTGTTTACGCTGTGGATTTGGACCAGACAACAGACTTTAACCGCATTTCTTTCAGCATCATTGATGGAAGCTTTGGCAGCTTCATCATTCGCACTTTTGCAGAGGAGCAGGGTTACAGGGGGAACATCACTGTGGACCCGGACATTGAGCTGGACTACGAGAGCCCTCGCAAGAAATTCAATCTGCGGGTAGAGGCAACAGATCTGGAGCAGAAGAAAGCTATAGTGATGGTGGATGTGGACGTGTTGGACGTGAATGACGAGAGGCCCGAGTTCAAGCCAACATCGCCCGTGACAGTGAAGGAGAACACCACCATCAGTGACGCCATTGGGAATTTCACGGCGATGGATAAAGATGGAAACCACTTGCTGGTGTACCACCTGGAATCCATCAAATGCAGATGCAACGGTTCTCTGACGCCCTGCAGCTGGGTTATCCTCGATCCAACAGGGGAAGTCAGACTCAATCCGGAGTACAGAGTGGACTATGAACAATGTGACCAGGTGGTGGTAGAGGCTCAGGTGGTGGATGAGTAcacagagaagggagagaacAGCAGTGTTACAACAG GAGAAATGGTGATCAACATTGAAGACATCAACGACAATGCTCCAGAATTCATTCCCTCAGATTCTGTATTTG TTGTGGTATCAGAAAGTGCAAGTAAAGGGACATCGGTTGCAGGAGTCACT GCTACAGATCGAGACTCTGGAATAAACAGGCAGATTGACTTTAAAGTAACAGGAGTCCAATTTGAAGACACCAACAATCACACAAGTAACATGAGGATGCTGTTTGAGGCTGTCACCACACAGCAGAAGGATATTTATGTTGGGATTATTCA AACTACGGAAGGGCTCGAAATGTCACTGAAAGGGAAGTATTTGGTAACAGTAACTGCAACTGATACTGGAGGCCTCTCCAGCAGCACCGTCCTGGAC ATTTTCACAGTTGACGAGTCGTATAAAGTTGAACTTCAGTTTACAAGAACAGTAGAAGATGTTGAACAAAGTCGCAATCAAATCATCAG GTCACTCACTGCTGCCACCAAGGCCGCTGTTGAAGTTGTTGCAATCAGGGCTGACAACACTGAAGCATCCAG GGCTTCAAGTGTCACTGTCATGGTGGCCTATTTTGTCTACGCCAATGGGACAGCTCTTACGTCTAATGAAGTGGAAAAGATGGTCTCTGACCCTGAGCATTATCCTGTGCTGGCAGACCTTGGCCTCAGGTACATT GGGAAAGCTCCTGTGATCGAACCAGACGTAGATCCTTTAAAGTACATCCTGCTGGGGATGGTGGGAGGCCTCATCATCGTGCTGGCTGTCCTCACCACTTCTCTGATGTGCACTCGCAGAAA CTACAGGAGGAAGCTGAAGGCTGCTAAGGCCATGAACTCTGCATCCTTGGTGAATTCTGACAACCAGAAAAGTGGTCCTGTGGTACCTGGAACCAACAAGTACACCATGGAAGG GGCTAATCCGGTTCTCAACCTCAACATTGACACAACCATGGCCCTGGACTTGGATGAGGAGAGCTCAGATGTGGACAAAGTCAG CCTTAACTCCCTGGACTACAATGATGAAATGACCAGCCCTGAAAAGGACACAAAACCTATCATG CAGATGATccatgaggaggaagaggaggacagcgCACCACCAGAGTACATCGAGCCCCTGGGTGCAGCTCTGGCCCAGAGGGGACGAAAAGAGAAACCTCGTTTGGGTTTTAATAACCCTGCATTCAGCACAACAGACCTATGA
- the LOC121188937 gene encoding G protein-regulated inducer of neurite outgrowth 1 produces the protein MGSLKDEMRGLREDHQPHEKTNDGEHPGGSDGGTEREGPQINTSQESTTQGDNQPKLHMNASNTEEGGKNPISKDQVLSGGDSNNTDSVRVKGCTQTDAIPEKTTTDTHNNMAISEKSLNDGDGDDEIQREEAKDRSMCQDREKEAEIESILVSVPSTSDPSNPRSPDLRSADPRSPDPRSPAPFGQHHMRTQVSLEVVQCHSAATSPMTPPEGSHSFFFPSSFGRAGTVGTDTKDAELQVGQQVEFCSVATSPMTPKTPSTTAFPELIGRETLQKVEKVKNSEEQRQSGQQESFPETKSPAEAESTGALKLNTSKDLREGVSSNASPESSVSCPGAELIESQVTLEDSNQLCKQQRMGSMDQDITILVTHYGNNEEEETAELSFHTIEPEMVKIDEYEELCDAKGEDGNEKISTEPAAPDQAQDTSNTNPPQNKTEEPSVPVGKQPKADIKPDVSEVRESKDTCEDLKDISLTKHPVPESPAPFGCHNIRTQVSLEVVQCQSAATSPMTPPEGDHAFNFPSSFGKCATVGTETKDAELQVGQQVEFRSVATAPMTPRTPTTTTFPEIRKEASIEEKIKGEEKCEEPVQEVSWDEKGMTWEVYGAVVEVAVLGSAIQKHLEKQVKKQKRQPSMPPPPPLNPSATPLASESTHGGSGSGKGRAGKRGERDGKVSRRRRNPFRLLMENMQQPHCCSRAHTTE, from the exons ATGGGAAGTCTTAAGGACGAGATGAGAGGTCTCAGAGAGGACCACCAGCCTCATGAGAAGACGAATGATGGAGAGCATCCAGGCGGCTCAGATGGTGGCACTGAGCGTGAGGGACCTCAGATAAACACGAGTCAAGAGTCAACAACTCAAGGAGACAATCAGCCAAAACTCCACATGAATGCCAGCAACACTGAGGAGGGAGGCAAGAATCCAATATCCAAAGATCAAGTGCTTTCAGGAGGTGATAGCAACAACACTGACTCTGTGCGAGTTAAAGGCTGTACGCAGACTGACGCCATCCCAGAGAAGACAACAACAGATACACATAACAACATGGCAATCTCTGAAAAGTCTCTAAatgatggagatggagatgatgaaATTCAGAGGGAAGAGGCTAAGGATAGAAGCATGTgccaagacagagaaaaagaggcagaaattGAGAGTATCTTGGTGTCTGTGCCATCAACTTCAGACCCCTCCAACCCACGTTCCCCCGACCTACGTTCCGCTGACCCACGTTCTCCCGACCCACGTTCCCCAGCTCCTTTCGGGCAGCACCATATGCGTACACAGGTCAGCCTGGAGGTGGTCCAGTGTCACTCTGCAGCCACCAGCCCCATGACTCCTCCCGAGGGTAGCCATTCCTTCTTCTTCCCAAGCTCTTTTGGGAGAGCTGGAACTGTGGGGACTGACACTAAAGACGCTGAGCTACAGGTGGGTCAGCAGGTGGAGTTCTGCTCCGTCGCCACCTCCCCCATGACCCCAAAGACGCCATCGACCACTGCTTTCCCAGAGCTTATCGGGAGGGAGACGTTGCAGAAGgtggagaaagtgaaaaacagtGAGGAGCAGAGACAAAGTGGCCAACAAGAGAGTTTTCCTGAGACAAAAAGTCCGGCAGAGGCTGAGTCAACAGGAGCTTTGAAACTTAACACATCAAAGGACCTGAGAGAAGGCGTCAGCTCAAATGCATCTCCAGAGAGCTCTGTCAGCTGCCCAGGTGCTGAGTTAATAGAGTCACAAGTAACTCTGGAGGATAGTAATCAGCTGTGTAAGCAGCAGAGGATGGGAAGTATGGATCAGGACATTACAATCCTGGTGACCCACTATGGCAacaatgaggaggaagagacagcTGAGTTATCTTTTCATACTATTGAGCCTGAGATGGTCAAGATAGATGAATATGAGGAGCTCTGTGATGCAAAGGGGGAGGATGGAAATGAAAAGATCTCTACTGAACCTGCTGCTCCTGATCAGGCACAGGACACCTCCAACACAAATCctccacaaaacaaaactgaagagcCATCTGTTCCTGTTGGCAAACAACCAAAAGCTGATATAAAACCTGATGTTTCAGAGGTCAGGGAAAGCAAAGACACATGTGAAGACTTGAAAGATATTTCCCTGACAAAACATCCTGTCCCTGAATCTCCAGCTCCCTTCGGCTGCCACAACATCCGCACACAGGTGAGCCTGGAGGTGGTGCAGTGTCAGTCTGCAGCGACCAGCCCTATGACCCCTCCTGAGGGGGACCATGCCTTCAACTTCCCAAGCTCCTTTGGGAAATGTGCGACTGTGGGCACAGAGACCAAAGacgctgagctgcaggtgggtCAGCAGGTGGAGTTTCGTTCTGTCGCTACAGCACCCATGACCCCGAGAACACCCACAACTACGACTTTTCCTGAGATCAGGAAGGAAGCTAGCATTGAGGAGAAGAta AAAGGTGAGGAGAAATGTGAAGAGCCAGTGCAGGAGGTGAGCTGGGACGAGAAAGGGATGACGTGGGAGGTGTATGGGGCGGTGGTGGAAGTGGCCGTGCTGGGCTCAGCCATCCAGAAACACCTGGAGAAACAGGTGAAGAAGCAGAAGAGGCAGCCCTCCatgcctccccctcctcccctcaacCCTTCGGCCACTCCCCTCGCCTCAGAGTCCACCCATGGGGGTTCGGGGTCTGGTAAAGGCCGGGCCGGAAAGAGAGGGGAACGAGATGGGAAGGTGAGCCGACGCAGGAGAAATCCCTTCCGTCTGCTGATGGAGAACATGCAGCAGCCTCACTGTTGCTCCAGAGCTCACACCACAGAGTGA
- the sncb gene encoding beta-synuclein: MDVFMKGLSKAKEGMAVAAEKTKEGVAVAAEKTKEGVMFVGNKAKDSVGTVAEKTTGAMGNIAAATGLVKKDEFPSDMNPEEYGQEAMEGQGEAMLEAEGETYDETQQESQDYEPEA, from the exons ATGGATGTGTTTATGAAGGGTTTGTCTAAAGCGAAAGAGGGGAtggctgtggctgcagagaAGACCAAGGAAGGAGTCGCAGTTGCAGCCGAAAAGACTAAAGAAGGAGTTATGTTTGTAG gTAACAAGGCCAAAGATAGCGTGGGCACAG TGGCTGAGAAGACCACTGGGGCTATGGGGAACATCGCCGCTGCCACTGGCCTGGTGAAGAAGGATGAGTTCCCCTCTgacatgaat cCTGAGGAGTATGGGCAGGAGGCCATGGAGGGCCAGGGAGAGGCAATGCTGGAGGCAGAAGGGGAGACATATGACGAGACCCAGCAG GAGAGCCAGGATTACGAGCCAGAAGCATAA